The Kluyvera intermedia genome window below encodes:
- a CDS encoding DUF4311 domain-containing protein: MFLIILIKSLIIGGLVGVGVGAGAARMFHAPTTQGMGAFRTLGELNSCEGDPASHFSFGLGFFFNAWASSVAAGAFTQDVDHRIIPNWGAAALMMKNRNVGETLHDPKKMAIACGIIGMIVVAFLNLTASSVPQALQVTAVKVLVPAANLLVNTVMPVIFWLAAIDAGKKSGFWATIFGGAAQLIMGNAVPGLVLGILIGKGVEESGWHRVTKVMMGAIVALFVLSAFFRGFDMKMIESFHMTVPNWLDLIHNSISGK, encoded by the coding sequence ATGTTCCTGATAATTTTAATAAAATCGCTCATTATCGGCGGCCTGGTGGGCGTCGGTGTGGGCGCCGGAGCGGCACGCATGTTTCATGCGCCTACCACCCAGGGGATGGGGGCGTTTCGTACGTTGGGCGAGCTGAACTCCTGTGAAGGTGATCCAGCCTCCCACTTCTCCTTTGGCCTCGGCTTCTTCTTTAACGCCTGGGCTTCTTCCGTTGCAGCAGGGGCATTCACCCAGGACGTTGACCACCGCATTATCCCAAACTGGGGTGCCGCGGCGCTGATGATGAAAAATCGCAACGTCGGCGAGACGCTGCATGATCCGAAGAAAATGGCTATTGCCTGCGGCATCATCGGCATGATTGTGGTTGCCTTCCTTAACCTGACGGCCTCTTCCGTACCTCAGGCGTTGCAGGTCACCGCCGTTAAGGTTCTGGTTCCGGCAGCAAACCTGCTGGTGAATACCGTGATGCCGGTGATCTTCTGGCTGGCGGCAATCGACGCCGGTAAAAAATCAGGTTTCTGGGCGACTATCTTCGGCGGCGCTGCGCAGCTGATTATGGGTAACGCCGTACCGGGCCTGGTGCTGGGTATTCTGATTGGTAAGGGCGTAGAAGAAAGCGGCTGGCACCGCGTCACCAAAGTGATGATGGGTGCGATCGTTGCGCTGTTTGTCCTGAGCGCCTTCTTCCGCGGCTTCGATATGAAAATGATCGAATCCTTCCACATGACCGTGCCGAATTGGCTGGATCTGATCCACAACTCAATCAGCGGCAAATAA
- a CDS encoding lactonase family protein codes for MPTAHHLLAASLSLLAASAIAQPQYAWVGTYNPNGQGLYRFIVDEKTGELRDKILVGSLPDVAQLTVSHDGKTLYAASEVDQGVVQAWSIGNDGELTSLNQVTSAGAGPVFLSLTPNGGHLLVANYVSGSVAVLPVKGDGSLGEAVDVHQDSGPTGAVRPEAAVEGSFAISGHSSPHAHMISADPSGQFVYSTDLGLDRIYQYRIDNASGKLTPNDPPFIAASSAGAGPRHFVFTPTGDGLWLVNEEASTLTFYHLDKTSGLLREGQTVSTLPDGYKGTSFASGLVLSPDGKQLYVANRLHNSIAHFSVMADGRLSRQDDVWTRGDYPRTLTLDNQGHWLYVMNQRSDNITRFSVAPKGGKLTFSPDYTPVGSPSQMVISAKP; via the coding sequence ATGCCCACCGCTCACCACCTGCTTGCCGCCTCACTCTCCCTGCTCGCCGCCAGCGCCATCGCACAACCGCAGTATGCCTGGGTTGGCACCTACAATCCTAACGGGCAAGGCCTGTATCGTTTTATCGTGGATGAAAAAACGGGTGAACTGCGCGACAAAATCCTGGTAGGCTCACTACCGGACGTCGCGCAACTGACCGTCTCGCACGATGGCAAAACGCTCTATGCCGCCAGTGAGGTGGACCAGGGCGTGGTGCAGGCATGGAGTATTGGCAATGATGGCGAGTTGACCAGCCTGAATCAGGTTACATCCGCAGGTGCGGGCCCGGTATTCCTTTCCCTAACGCCGAACGGTGGCCATCTGCTGGTGGCAAACTACGTGAGCGGTTCGGTCGCCGTGCTGCCGGTGAAAGGGGATGGTAGCCTCGGCGAAGCGGTAGATGTCCATCAGGATAGTGGCCCAACCGGTGCCGTGCGCCCGGAAGCTGCCGTGGAAGGCAGCTTTGCCATCAGCGGTCACAGCAGCCCGCATGCACATATGATTTCAGCCGATCCCAGCGGGCAGTTTGTCTACAGCACTGACCTCGGTCTGGACCGGATTTATCAGTATCGTATCGACAACGCCAGCGGCAAGCTGACGCCAAACGATCCGCCGTTTATCGCCGCTTCATCGGCAGGCGCCGGGCCGCGTCACTTCGTCTTTACCCCGACAGGGGACGGACTGTGGCTGGTGAACGAAGAGGCTTCTACGCTGACGTTTTATCATCTCGATAAAACCAGCGGTTTGCTGCGTGAAGGCCAAACCGTCTCCACATTGCCCGACGGTTACAAAGGCACCAGCTTTGCTTCCGGCCTGGTGCTAAGCCCCGACGGAAAGCAGCTCTATGTCGCGAACCGTCTGCATAACAGCATCGCCCACTTTAGCGTGATGGCCGATGGTCGCTTGAGCCGTCAGGACGATGTCTGGACGCGCGGCGACTACCCAAGAACGTTAACGCTGGATAATCAAGGCCATTGGCTGTACGTCATGAACCAGCGCAGTGACAATATCACCCGCTTTAGCGTCGCGCCGAAGGGCGGTAAGCTGACGTTTTCGCCGGACTATACCCCGGTTGGCAGCCCATCCCAGATGGTGATTTCTGCAAAACCCTAA
- the dagF gene encoding 2-dehydro-3-deoxy-phosphogluconate aldolase: MKLTPNFYRDRVCLNVLAGSKDNARDIYEAAEGHVLVGVLSKNYPDVASAVADMREYAQLIDNALSVGLGAGDPNQSAMVSEISRQVQPQHVNQVFTGVATSRALLGQNETVVNGLVSPTGTVGMVKISTGPLSSTTPDGIVPLETAIALLKDMGGSSIKYFPMGGLKYRDEFIAVAEACARHDFWLEPTGGIDLDNYSEILKIALDAGVSKIIPHIYSSIIDKASGNTRPGDVRQLLEMTKQLVK, encoded by the coding sequence ATGAAACTGACCCCGAATTTTTACCGCGATCGTGTTTGCCTGAACGTTCTGGCAGGCAGCAAGGATAACGCCCGTGACATTTACGAGGCGGCGGAAGGTCATGTGTTGGTTGGCGTGCTCTCCAAAAATTACCCGGATGTGGCCAGTGCCGTTGCCGATATGCGCGAGTATGCGCAGCTCATTGATAACGCGCTGTCCGTTGGGCTGGGCGCGGGTGATCCGAATCAATCGGCAATGGTGAGCGAGATTTCTCGTCAGGTACAGCCGCAGCACGTGAATCAGGTATTCACCGGTGTCGCCACCAGCCGTGCGTTGCTGGGGCAAAACGAGACGGTGGTGAATGGTCTGGTTTCCCCGACCGGTACCGTGGGCATGGTCAAAATCTCCACCGGCCCGCTCTCCAGCACCACGCCTGACGGCATTGTGCCGCTGGAAACCGCCATTGCGCTGCTTAAAGATATGGGCGGCAGCTCGATTAAGTACTTCCCGATGGGTGGCCTGAAGTATCGCGATGAGTTTATTGCGGTGGCGGAAGCCTGTGCGCGCCACGATTTCTGGCTGGAACCAACGGGGGGGATCGATCTGGACAATTACAGTGAGATCCTGAAAATTGCGCTGGATGCTGGAGTTAGCAAAATCATCCCCCATATCTATAGTTCTATTATTGATAAGGCCAGCGGTAATACTCGTCCGGGTGATGTGCGCCAACTGCTGGAGATGACTAAACAATTAGTGAAGTAG
- the nrdG gene encoding anaerobic ribonucleoside-triphosphate reductase-activating protein, which translates to MNYHQYYPVDIVNGPGTRCTLFVSGCVHECPGCYNKSTWRVNSGQPFTEEMADRIIADLNDTRVKRQGITLSGGDPLHPQNVPEILKLVQRIHAECSGKDIWVWTGYKLDELNAAQMEVVNLINVLVDGKFVQDLKDPALIWRGSSNQVVHHLR; encoded by the coding sequence ATGAATTACCACCAGTATTACCCGGTCGATATCGTCAACGGCCCCGGCACACGCTGCACGCTGTTCGTTTCCGGCTGCGTTCATGAATGTCCCGGCTGCTACAACAAGAGCACCTGGCGCGTAAACTCCGGCCAGCCATTCACCGAAGAGATGGCTGACCGCATCATTGCCGATCTGAACGATACGCGCGTCAAACGCCAGGGGATCACCCTTTCCGGCGGCGACCCGCTGCACCCGCAGAACGTGCCGGAAATCCTGAAACTGGTGCAACGCATCCATGCCGAATGCTCTGGCAAAGATATCTGGGTGTGGACGGGCTACAAGCTGGATGAACTGAACGCGGCGCAGATGGAAGTCGTGAACCTCATCAACGTGCTGGTCGATGGCAAGTTCGTGCAGGACTTAAAAGACCCGGCGCTTATCTGGCGCGGAAGCAGCAATCAGGTAGTGCATCACCTGCGGTAA
- a CDS encoding DUF4310 family protein yields the protein MEQNKGFWYADWSFPIFVGLLSSGVFAGTHMYYLYGIGAFNEVAFVAMLKAGIDTGAYGAVAAFGASFLFARIIEGSLVGILDIGGAIQTGVGLGVPALLLGAGIMFPVTNFIASLITGLVIGLAIGYIIILARKFTINQSDSTYGADVMMGAGNASGRFLGPLIILSAMTASIPIGVGSLVGALIFYVWQKPITGGAILGAMLLGSIFPVAIS from the coding sequence ATGGAACAAAATAAAGGTTTTTGGTATGCCGACTGGTCGTTCCCGATCTTCGTGGGCCTGCTCTCTTCCGGCGTCTTTGCCGGGACACACATGTACTACCTGTATGGTATTGGCGCGTTTAACGAGGTTGCCTTTGTGGCGATGCTCAAAGCGGGGATTGATACCGGTGCTTACGGCGCAGTGGCGGCATTCGGTGCAAGCTTCCTGTTCGCTCGTATTATCGAAGGCTCGCTGGTGGGGATTCTGGACATCGGTGGTGCTATTCAAACTGGCGTGGGTTTAGGCGTTCCGGCGCTGCTGCTGGGTGCGGGCATCATGTTCCCGGTGACTAACTTTATTGCCTCGCTGATTACCGGGCTGGTGATTGGTCTGGCGATTGGCTACATCATCATTCTGGCGCGTAAGTTCACCATCAACCAAAGCGACTCGACCTACGGGGCCGACGTGATGATGGGTGCGGGTAACGCCTCAGGCCGTTTCCTTGGGCCGTTGATTATCTTAAGCGCCATGACCGCCTCGATTCCTATCGGTGTCGGTTCGCTGGTGGGTGCGCTGATTTTCTATGTCTGGCAGAAGCCGATTACCGGCGGTGCGATCCTCGGCGCGATGCTGTTGGGTTCCATCTTCCCGGTAGCGATTAGCTGA
- a CDS encoding amidohydrolase/deacetylase family metallohydrolase, with product MFDLLLRRARLVDDTLTDIAIQDGSIAALGEINAPSQNTIDLDGNYYVSAGWIDSHVHCYPNSPIYHDQPDSVGIATGVTTVIDAGSTGADDVDDFYQLTRQATTDVYALLNISRVGLIAQNELANMANIDADAVKQAVQRYPDFIVGLKARMSSSVVGENGITPLERAKVIQQENGGLPLMVHIGNNPPNLDEIADLLSSGDIITHCYNGKPNRILTPSGELKSAVTRALQRGVRLDVGHGTASFSFEVARRAIAMGILPDTISSDIYCRNRIDGPVRSLALVMSKFLAIGMSLPQVIACVTANAADGLRLTHKGRLEVGYDADLTLFTVASTPTLLVDAEKESLQADKILLPLAAIRAGKGYLTEQGSAENAFNF from the coding sequence ATGTTCGATTTACTCCTGCGCCGTGCGCGCCTTGTCGACGATACCCTGACTGATATCGCCATTCAGGACGGTTCAATCGCGGCGCTGGGCGAGATTAACGCGCCCTCGCAAAATACCATCGACCTGGACGGCAACTACTACGTTAGCGCGGGTTGGATTGATTCCCACGTCCACTGCTACCCGAACTCACCGATTTACCACGACCAGCCAGACAGCGTCGGCATCGCCACCGGTGTCACCACAGTCATTGATGCAGGCAGTACGGGCGCAGACGACGTTGACGATTTCTATCAACTTACCCGGCAAGCGACCACCGATGTCTATGCGCTGCTTAATATCTCCCGCGTAGGGCTAATTGCGCAGAACGAACTGGCGAATATGGCCAACATCGATGCCGATGCGGTCAAGCAAGCGGTGCAGCGTTATCCCGATTTTATCGTCGGCCTGAAAGCGCGCATGAGCAGTAGCGTGGTGGGTGAAAACGGCATTACGCCGCTGGAACGGGCGAAAGTCATTCAGCAGGAAAATGGTGGCCTGCCGCTGATGGTGCACATTGGCAACAACCCGCCGAACCTCGACGAAATCGCCGACCTGCTGAGTTCCGGCGACATCATCACCCACTGCTATAACGGCAAACCTAACCGCATCCTGACGCCATCCGGCGAGCTGAAAAGCGCGGTGACCCGGGCATTGCAGCGCGGCGTGCGCCTTGATGTTGGTCACGGCACAGCAAGCTTTAGCTTTGAAGTGGCGCGTCGGGCGATTGCGATGGGGATTTTGCCGGACACCATTAGCTCAGATATTTACTGTCGCAACCGTATCGACGGCCCGGTGCGCTCGCTGGCGCTGGTGATGTCGAAATTCCTCGCCATCGGCATGTCGTTGCCACAGGTTATCGCCTGCGTCACCGCCAACGCCGCAGACGGGTTGCGTCTTACGCACAAAGGTCGGCTGGAAGTGGGTTATGACGCCGACCTGACGCTGTTTACCGTTGCATCAACCCCAACGCTGTTGGTGGATGCCGAAAAAGAGAGCCTTCAGGCTGACAAGATTCTGCTGCCGCTTGCCGCGATTCGCGCGGGCAAGGGCTATTTGACCGAACAAGGGAGCGCGGAAAATGCCTTCAATTTTTGA
- a CDS encoding BglG family transcription antiterminator: protein MRFPNQRLAQLFSLLQNETLPQDELAQRLSVSTRTVRADITALNSLLIPYGAQFVLTRGSGYQLVIDDPSRYQTLEDATPKPQAIPRSGQDRIAFLLVRFLTSAFSVKLEDLADEWFISRATLQSDMVDVRERFARYQLTLETRPRHGMKLFGSEVSIRACLTDLLWELSQQGALNPLIREETFDASVLAQLEAGLQDILTRHQVRLTDAGERFICLYGAVVTRRVSEGFPLVDFRAEDVAQNVRDVAHDVAGELQRLAGKPFSAAEEEWLCVHIAARQVQDVDPGTISADDDEALVNYILRYINQQYNYNLLEDAQLHADLLTHIKTMITRVRYQIMIPNPLLDNIKQHYPMAWDMTLAAVSSWGKYTPYAISENEIGFLVLHIGVGLERHYNIGYQRQPKVLLVCDAGNAMARMIEAILQRKYPQVEVVSTLSQREYEQLEAITEDFVISTARISEKDKPIVTIAPFPTDYQLDQIGKLVLVDRTRPFMLNKYFDEAHFRVIDASMDQQTLFAELCQQLESEGFVDAEFYDSVVEREAIVSTMLGDGIALPHALGLLAKKTVVYTVIAPDGIVWGDETAHIIFLLAISKSEYEEAMAIYDIFVTFLRERAMTRLAATRSFEEFKTMAMECVSRF from the coding sequence ATGCGATTTCCCAACCAACGTTTAGCGCAACTCTTTAGCCTGCTGCAAAACGAAACGCTGCCCCAGGATGAACTGGCACAGCGGCTGTCGGTCTCAACCCGTACCGTGCGCGCCGATATCACCGCACTAAACTCGCTGTTGATCCCCTACGGCGCCCAGTTTGTCCTGACCCGCGGTAGCGGCTACCAGTTGGTCATCGACGATCCTTCGCGCTATCAGACGCTGGAAGACGCCACGCCTAAGCCGCAGGCCATTCCACGTAGCGGCCAGGATCGTATCGCGTTTTTGTTGGTGCGTTTTCTGACCTCGGCTTTTTCGGTAAAGCTTGAGGATCTCGCAGATGAGTGGTTTATCAGCCGCGCAACCTTGCAGAGCGATATGGTCGATGTGCGCGAGCGTTTTGCGCGCTATCAACTGACGCTGGAGACGCGTCCACGCCACGGCATGAAGCTATTTGGCAGTGAAGTGTCGATTCGCGCCTGTTTGACCGACCTGCTGTGGGAGCTTAGCCAGCAGGGCGCACTGAACCCGCTTATTCGCGAGGAAACCTTTGATGCCAGCGTGTTAGCGCAGTTGGAAGCCGGGTTACAGGATATCCTGACGCGCCACCAGGTGCGCTTGACCGACGCGGGCGAGCGCTTTATCTGCTTGTATGGCGCGGTGGTGACACGCCGCGTCAGTGAGGGTTTTCCGCTGGTGGATTTCCGCGCGGAAGATGTGGCGCAAAACGTTCGCGATGTGGCCCATGATGTTGCCGGTGAACTCCAGCGACTGGCGGGAAAACCATTTTCTGCGGCGGAAGAAGAGTGGCTCTGCGTACACATTGCCGCACGTCAGGTGCAGGATGTGGATCCGGGTACCATCAGCGCCGACGACGACGAAGCGCTGGTCAATTACATCCTGCGGTATATCAACCAGCAATATAACTACAACCTGCTGGAAGACGCCCAGTTGCATGCCGATCTGCTGACGCATATCAAAACCATGATCACCCGCGTGCGCTACCAGATAATGATCCCCAATCCGCTGCTCGACAACATTAAACAGCACTACCCGATGGCGTGGGATATGACGCTGGCGGCGGTATCGAGTTGGGGCAAATACACCCCGTACGCGATAAGCGAAAACGAGATCGGTTTCCTGGTGCTGCACATCGGCGTCGGCCTTGAGCGCCACTACAATATTGGCTATCAGCGTCAACCGAAGGTGCTGCTGGTCTGCGATGCGGGCAATGCAATGGCGCGAATGATAGAAGCGATTTTGCAGCGTAAATACCCGCAGGTTGAGGTTGTCTCAACGCTTTCCCAGCGTGAATATGAACAGCTGGAGGCGATAACGGAAGACTTTGTTATTTCGACCGCGCGTATTAGCGAAAAAGATAAACCCATCGTCACGATCGCGCCGTTCCCAACCGACTACCAGTTGGATCAAATTGGCAAGCTGGTGTTGGTAGACCGCACCCGTCCGTTTATGCTGAACAAGTACTTCGACGAGGCCCATTTCCGGGTGATTGATGCATCGATGGATCAGCAAACGTTGTTTGCTGAACTCTGCCAGCAGCTTGAATCGGAAGGCTTTGTTGACGCCGAATTCTATGATTCGGTGGTGGAGCGTGAAGCGATTGTCAGCACCATGCTGGGTGACGGTATCGCACTGCCGCACGCATTGGGGTTGCTGGCGAAAAAGACGGTGGTCTACACCGTTATCGCGCCCGACGGTATTGTCTGGGGCGATGAAACCGCGCACATCATCTTCTTGTTAGCGATTAGCAAAAGCGAGTATGAAGAGGCGATGGCGATCTACGATATCTTCGTCACTTTCTTGCGTGAACGCGCGATGACACGGCTTGCCGCGACGCGTAGTTTTGAGGAGTTTAAAACGATGGCGATGGAGTGCGTCAGCCGGTTTTAA
- a CDS encoding DgaE family pyridoxal phosphate-dependent ammonia lyase, with translation MPSIFEKYNLKQVINTSGRMTALGVSTPRPEVVEAALAGMNQYFEMKDLVNKTGDYIAKLLDVEGATVVSCASAGIAQSVAAVLVKDSDWLLENLHVTPVENNEIVLPKGHNVNFGAPVGTMVALGGGKLVEAGYANECSADQLAAAITPRTAAILYIKSHHCVQKSMLSVEQAAVVARHHNLPLIVDAAAEEDLQCYYRVGADLVIYSGAKAIEGPTSGLVIGKTQYVEWVKRQSMGIGRAMKVGKEGILGLTCAIEHYLTARKESGDEMVAKMTPFIDQLNTLNGVTARVVWDSAGRDIARAEIKFDEAVTGIATGELVNALKQGEYAIYFRGYKANEGIIEADVRSVDAQQLEIVSRRIAEVLNKEKTA, from the coding sequence ATGCCTTCAATTTTTGAGAAGTACAATTTAAAACAAGTCATTAATACGTCAGGTCGTATGACGGCGCTGGGCGTTTCTACGCCGCGTCCGGAAGTGGTGGAAGCCGCGCTGGCGGGCATGAACCAGTATTTTGAGATGAAAGACCTGGTCAATAAAACCGGTGACTACATCGCCAAATTGCTGGACGTAGAAGGGGCAACCGTTGTCTCCTGCGCCTCGGCGGGCATTGCTCAGTCGGTGGCGGCAGTGCTGGTGAAAGACAGTGACTGGCTGCTGGAAAACCTCCACGTTACGCCTGTGGAGAATAACGAAATCGTCCTGCCGAAAGGCCATAACGTAAACTTTGGCGCACCGGTAGGTACCATGGTGGCGCTGGGTGGCGGCAAACTGGTGGAAGCGGGTTATGCCAATGAATGTTCCGCCGATCAGCTGGCGGCGGCGATTACCCCGCGCACGGCGGCGATTCTGTACATCAAATCGCACCACTGTGTGCAGAAAAGCATGCTCAGCGTTGAGCAGGCTGCGGTGGTTGCGCGTCACCATAATCTGCCGCTGATTGTTGATGCCGCAGCGGAAGAAGATCTGCAATGTTACTACCGCGTCGGCGCGGACCTGGTTATCTACAGCGGTGCGAAAGCGATTGAAGGGCCGACCAGTGGCCTGGTGATTGGCAAAACGCAGTACGTTGAGTGGGTAAAGCGCCAGTCGATGGGCATTGGCCGCGCCATGAAAGTCGGCAAGGAAGGCATCCTCGGCCTGACCTGTGCCATTGAACATTATCTGACTGCGCGCAAAGAGAGCGGCGATGAGATGGTGGCGAAAATGACCCCGTTTATTGACCAGCTCAACACGCTCAATGGCGTGACTGCCCGCGTGGTCTGGGACAGCGCCGGGCGTGACATTGCCCGTGCCGAAATCAAATTCGATGAAGCCGTGACTGGCATCGCTACCGGCGAGTTGGTTAACGCACTCAAGCAGGGCGAATACGCTATCTATTTCCGTGGCTATAAAGCCAACGAGGGCATTATTGAAGCCGACGTCCGCAGCGTTGATGCGCAGCAGTTGGAGATTGTCTCTCGTCGCATTGCTGAAGTTCTTAACAAGGAGAAAACCGCATGA
- a CDS encoding DUF4312 family protein: MKEQFTTTVRVTGKGESKTRAFADALNHVQAAVMKTSSHILLRIEPQDVAVIYAREAVRKEAFLFFFLRRERRAYSVELDVTVNVTAIDIDKVDFVTPT, from the coding sequence ATGAAAGAGCAATTCACCACCACGGTGAGGGTAACGGGTAAAGGCGAAAGCAAAACACGCGCATTCGCCGATGCCCTGAACCATGTGCAGGCTGCGGTGATGAAAACATCATCGCACATATTATTGCGTATTGAGCCACAGGACGTGGCGGTGATTTATGCGCGTGAAGCGGTACGAAAAGAGGCCTTTCTGTTCTTCTTTTTGCGCCGTGAACGACGAGCGTACAGCGTGGAGCTGGACGTTACCGTCAACGTGACCGCCATTGATATCGATAAAGTGGATTTCGTCACGCCAACCTGA
- the nrdD gene encoding anaerobic ribonucleoside-triphosphate reductase, whose product MTPHVMKRDGCKVPFKSERIKEAILRAAKAAGVDDADYCATVAAIVSQQMQDQPQVDINEIQTAVENQLMSGPYKQLARSYIEYRHDRDSQREKRGRLNQEIRGLVEQTNSALLNENANKDSKVIPTQRDLLAGIVAKHYARQHLLPHDVVMAHERGMLHYHDLDYSPFFPMFNCMLIDLKGMLTQGFKMGNAEIEPPKSISTATAVTAQIIAQVASHIYGGTTINRIDEVLAPFVTESFKKHSKTAEEWQIPNAEEYALSRTEKECYDAFQSLEYEVNTLHTANGQTPFVTFGFGLGTTWESRLIQQSILRNRIAGLGKNRKTAVFPKLVFAIRDGLNHKPGDANYDIKQLALECASKRMYPDILNYDQVVKVTGSFKTPMGCRSFLGVWENEDGEQVHDGRNNLGVISLNLPRIALEAKGDEAAFWTLLDERLLLARKALMTRIARLEGVKARVAPILYMEGACGVRLKADDDVSEIFKNGRASISLGYIGIHETINALFGNSHMYDSEMLREKGVAIVQRLRDAVDQWKDETGYGFSLYSTPSENLCDRFCRLDTAEFGLVEGVTDKGYYTNSFHLDVEKKVNPYDKIDFEAAYPPIANGGFICYGEYPNIQHNLKALEDVWDYSYKHVPYYGTNTPIDECYECGFTGEFECTSKGFTCPKCGNHDAARVSVTRRVCGYLGSPDARPFNAGKQEEVKRRVKHLGNGQLG is encoded by the coding sequence ATGACACCGCATGTGATGAAACGAGATGGCTGTAAAGTGCCATTCAAATCAGAGCGCATTAAAGAAGCCATTCTACGTGCAGCTAAAGCAGCGGGAGTCGATGACGCAGACTATTGCGCCACCGTCGCAGCAATCGTTAGCCAACAAATGCAGGACCAACCGCAGGTCGATATCAACGAAATTCAGACCGCCGTTGAGAATCAGCTGATGTCCGGGCCGTACAAGCAGTTGGCTCGTTCTTATATCGAATATCGCCATGACCGCGACAGCCAGCGCGAAAAGCGCGGCCGTCTGAATCAGGAAATTCGCGGTCTGGTTGAGCAGACCAACTCAGCGTTACTGAACGAAAACGCCAACAAAGACAGTAAAGTCATCCCAACCCAGCGCGACCTGCTGGCCGGTATCGTGGCCAAGCACTATGCGCGTCAGCACCTGCTGCCGCACGACGTAGTGATGGCGCACGAGCGTGGCATGCTTCACTACCACGACCTCGACTATTCCCCATTCTTCCCGATGTTCAACTGTATGCTTATCGATCTGAAAGGCATGCTGACTCAGGGCTTTAAGATGGGTAACGCGGAAATTGAGCCGCCAAAATCTATCTCTACTGCCACCGCGGTTACCGCACAGATCATCGCGCAGGTAGCCAGCCACATTTACGGCGGCACCACCATTAACCGTATTGATGAAGTTCTGGCACCGTTCGTGACCGAGAGCTTTAAAAAGCACAGTAAAACCGCAGAAGAGTGGCAGATCCCGAACGCCGAAGAGTATGCCCTTTCTCGCACCGAGAAAGAGTGCTACGACGCCTTCCAGTCGCTGGAGTATGAGGTGAATACGCTGCATACCGCCAACGGCCAGACACCGTTCGTCACCTTTGGTTTTGGTCTGGGAACCACCTGGGAATCACGTCTGATTCAGCAGTCTATTCTGCGCAACCGCATAGCGGGTCTGGGTAAAAACCGTAAAACGGCGGTGTTCCCGAAACTGGTCTTCGCCATTCGCGACGGTCTGAACCACAAGCCGGGCGACGCCAACTACGACATCAAACAGCTGGCGCTGGAGTGCGCAAGCAAGCGCATGTACCCAGACATTCTCAACTACGATCAGGTGGTTAAGGTTACCGGTTCATTCAAAACGCCAATGGGTTGCCGCAGCTTCCTCGGCGTGTGGGAAAACGAGGACGGCGAGCAGGTACATGATGGGCGTAACAACCTCGGCGTGATTAGCCTCAACCTGCCGCGTATTGCGCTGGAAGCTAAAGGCGATGAAGCCGCATTCTGGACGCTGCTGGACGAACGTCTGCTGCTGGCGCGTAAAGCGCTGATGACCCGCATTGCGCGTCTGGAAGGCGTGAAAGCCCGTGTCGCACCTATCCTCTACATGGAAGGCGCTTGCGGCGTTCGTCTGAAAGCCGACGACGATGTGTCTGAAATCTTCAAGAATGGCCGTGCGTCAATTTCACTGGGCTACATCGGGATCCACGAAACTATCAACGCCCTGTTCGGCAACAGCCACATGTACGACAGCGAAATGCTGCGTGAAAAAGGCGTTGCCATCGTTCAGCGTCTGCGTGATGCCGTTGACCAGTGGAAAGACGAAACCGGCTACGGTTTCAGCCTGTACAGCACGCCGAGCGAGAACCTGTGCGACCGTTTCTGCCGTCTGGATACCGCCGAGTTTGGCCTGGTAGAAGGCGTGACCGACAAAGGCTATTACACCAACAGCTTCCACCTCGACGTGGAGAAGAAGGTGAATCCGTACGACAAAATCGATTTTGAAGCGGCCTATCCGCCAATCGCTAACGGTGGTTTCATTTGCTACGGCGAGTACCCGAACATTCAGCACAACCTGAAAGCGCTGGAAGACGTGTGGGATTACAGCTACAAGCACGTGCCGTACTACGGGACCAACACGCCAATCGATGAATGCTACGAGTGCGGTTTTACCGGTGAGTTTGAATGCACCAGCAAAGGCTTCACCTGCCCGAAATGCGGTAACCACGACGCGGCGCGCGTCTCCGTTACCCGCCGCGTGTGCGGCTACCTCGGCAGCCCGGATGCGCGTCCGTTCAACGCCGGTAAGCAAGAAGAAGTGAAGCGCCGTGTGAAACATCTGGGTAACGGGCAGCTCGGTTAA